The proteins below are encoded in one region of Methanoculleus taiwanensis:
- a CDS encoding ammonium transporter, with the protein MTGLSRFQLTLVICLLALLAVPAVAADPSGAATLEEDSFAPVNFVWTLICGFLVMFMQAGFAMVETGLTRAKNAVNIMMKNLADFSLGALSYWAVGFALMFGTASGITGLLVGLDGFFLLGNGYDVSTMELWFFQMVFAATAATIVSGAVAERTKFSTYLIASIAITALIYPIYGHWLWGGGWLNASEFMVGLGGGYGALDFAGSGVVHAIGGFVGLAGALMLGPRIGKYRRDGTPVAIPGHALTLAALGVFILWFGWFGFNAGSTLAATELRISIIAANTVLASAAGAITTMLITWWRYGKPDVSMTGNGVLGGLVAITAGCAWVNPTAAVFIGIVAGIIIYLGVWLLDWVLHIDDPVGAVSVHGFNGAWGLLALGIFADGTYGVYVTDGPLVTGLLYGNAGFFAAQAISMAVNFVWAFGLGLALFAALKYTVGIRVSAAEELQGLDIGEHGVSAYPNFIATEPTVDGEKV; encoded by the coding sequence ATGACAGGTTTATCCAGATTCCAACTGACACTCGTCATCTGTCTGCTCGCCCTGCTGGCGGTTCCGGCAGTTGCGGCAGACCCTTCCGGTGCCGCGACACTGGAAGAAGACTCGTTCGCGCCGGTCAACTTCGTGTGGACCCTGATCTGCGGATTCCTCGTGATGTTCATGCAGGCAGGGTTTGCCATGGTAGAGACGGGCCTCACAAGAGCAAAAAACGCCGTCAACATCATGATGAAGAACCTCGCGGACTTCTCGCTCGGTGCGCTCAGTTACTGGGCTGTCGGGTTCGCCCTGATGTTCGGCACCGCCTCCGGGATAACTGGGCTGCTCGTCGGTCTTGACGGGTTCTTCCTGCTCGGGAACGGCTACGATGTCTCCACGATGGAGCTCTGGTTCTTCCAGATGGTCTTCGCCGCAACGGCTGCGACCATTGTCTCGGGAGCGGTTGCCGAGCGGACGAAGTTCTCCACCTACCTGATCGCAAGCATTGCCATCACCGCGCTGATCTACCCGATCTACGGGCACTGGCTCTGGGGCGGGGGGTGGCTGAACGCGAGCGAGTTCATGGTCGGTCTCGGCGGCGGCTACGGGGCGCTCGACTTCGCCGGTTCCGGTGTCGTCCATGCTATCGGCGGTTTCGTCGGCCTTGCAGGCGCCCTGATGCTCGGACCCCGGATAGGGAAGTACCGAAGAGACGGGACACCCGTCGCGATACCGGGGCATGCCCTCACGCTCGCGGCTCTCGGCGTCTTCATCCTCTGGTTCGGCTGGTTCGGGTTCAACGCAGGCAGCACCCTCGCCGCAACGGAACTCCGCATCTCCATCATCGCTGCAAACACCGTCCTTGCCTCTGCCGCGGGAGCAATAACCACAATGCTCATTACCTGGTGGCGGTACGGTAAGCCTGATGTAAGTATGACCGGGAACGGCGTGCTCGGCGGCCTCGTAGCCATTACCGCAGGATGTGCCTGGGTAAACCCGACCGCGGCCGTCTTCATCGGAATCGTCGCCGGTATCATCATCTATCTCGGCGTCTGGCTCCTGGACTGGGTGCTTCACATCGACGATCCGGTGGGTGCGGTCTCGGTGCACGGGTTCAACGGCGCCTGGGGCCTGCTCGCGCTCGGGATCTTCGCCGACGGCACCTACGGCGTGTACGTAACCGACGGGCCGCTCGTGACCGGGCTGCTTTACGGCAACGCCGGGTTCTTCGCCGCACAGGCGATCAGCATGGCCGTGAACTTTGTCTGGGCATTCGGCCTCGGTCTCGCCCTGTTCGCCGCCCTCAAGTACACGGTCGGGATCCGGGTATCCGCCGCCGAAGAACTGCAGGGGCTCGACATCGGCGAGCACGGTGTCAGCGCCTACCCGAACTTCATAGCAACCGAACCCACCGTGGACGGTGAGAAAGTATGA
- a CDS encoding P-II family nitrogen regulator — protein MKKIEAIIRTMKFEDVKHALETAGFDSMTVTEVKGRGRQKGITQQWRGAEYVVDMIPKTKIEIVAADVDAEKIIDIIATSAATGQIGDGKIFVTTIDDVIRVRTKERGDTAI, from the coding sequence ATGAAAAAGATCGAAGCAATCATCAGGACAATGAAGTTTGAGGACGTCAAGCACGCCCTCGAGACTGCAGGATTCGACTCCATGACCGTCACCGAGGTGAAGGGCCGCGGACGGCAGAAAGGCATCACCCAGCAGTGGCGGGGTGCCGAGTACGTTGTCGATATGATCCCGAAGACGAAGATTGAGATCGTCGCTGCCGACGTTGATGCCGAGAAGATCATCGATATCATCGCAACCAGTGCGGCCACAGGCCAGATCGGGGACGGCAAGATATTCGTAACGACGATCGACGATGTCATCCGGGTACGGACAAAAGAGCGGGGCGATACGGCAATATAA